The Winogradskyella schleiferi genome contains the following window.
CTTTAGACAATACATATGAAACAGTTGCTACCGAAACATTTGCCTTTTTTGCGATGTCTTTTAGTAAAATTTTTTTGGCCATTTTCAAATATAACTTTTTAAACGTTTAAGGGTTCCTTTTATTTTGGATACATATTGAGAAATTTCGGTCCAGAATTAATTTGCCTGTAGGCAAAAAATATTTTTTATGCCACTTAAGTATTGATGCTTAGAATAATGGCAGTAAATGGTTTACAAACATGTTCAGCTTTTAAAATTAGTAAAGTTTTCAAGCTATTATATTTATTTTTCATTTTGTTTCAGAACGTTGTCTCTCGACCGTGATTCAAAAATATCACAGTAATTATTCGAGTGTTGCACCTCCACAAGTTACATTATTCATATTTTTACTTTATAATAACCATATCCTGAAAACTGGACTTAGAACGTTTGAAGATTTGTTATGGTCGACATTTTTATTCTATGATATATTATGACTCATAATGACATCGTTTCTCTTCAAAACAAAACAAACATTGTTGGACTCTTAAACTTTTGTTAAAAAGGGACTAATTCGGTGTCACTAAAATTCGAGGTCGCTTCTAAGCCTCTAAAAACCTATAAAAATGAGATTTTGGATAGTTCCTCTTTCTCCGCAAAAGCAAACCCATAACGGAAGTTATGGGTTTTTTGTTTTCAGAAAACACCAAAACTTGCTTTTAAATGTCATAGCTTTTTTGCTTGTTCCAAATCATTTATTTTACCGTCAACAGTCGGATCATTTTTAGCAAAGAGGACAATAGTCTTTAAGCTATTTACTCAATATTATATAACGTTGTATTCCAAATCTATTATCTCAACGGTTAACCAATGGAAATCGCAGTCTTTAAGTTTCCAGGTAACTGTGCTTTTATTAGGAATTTTAATTCCGTTAAATTCTTTGAAGGATTGCGTTTCTACCAACCATGATTCCAAAGTTGAATCTTCATCTCCACCATAATAGCGTTTTGCTTCAAAGTTTAGCAATTCACCATTTTCTGTAAAAGTGAATAGCCCAGAAACTGTTTCATTATTATATTTGAATGTTGCTTTTGCCGAACTTGAATCCATTAATTCCCAACTTATATAATCATTTAGCGCTGCTGATGGAAACCAGCACATTTCACTTAAATACCGAATCATGGAACCGGAATTAACTTTATCATTATCTGAGACATTGACTATGGGAAACAATCCTGCTAGTTTTATAAGCATTGCGCCCTTTCCATTAACCAATTTATCACGACCGATCATAGAAATCAAAGGCATAGCATCTACAGTTGTTGCCCATACGAATGATGGTTCAGTCACATTAAAATACTGCTGCGCTTTAAAAGACATCCATTTACCATTGGGTTTGGTGCGCATCGTTCCAGTTTGTTTTAATTGAACTGTTTCTGATACTTCATGTCCGAGTGTTCCAGAATTTATTAACCAAAGTTGTACTATTTCAGGTAGGTCTATAAGGTCTGCCTTAGTTATTGTACTATTAACAAAGTGCCTGTTTTCGAGAATTATAACCTCTGATTCTTTTTGCACCATAATTTTGAACTGATAGTTACCAAAAGCAGAAATTGCAACTAATACAATTATTACATTTATTAGTGTTCCGAACTTAGCATCTTTCCAGGCGAGCATAATCAAAATTTGAGAAAATAAGACCGCTATAAAAGCTAGATAAAACCATTTTTTATGTCCTAAGAACTGAATTGCAGAAACAAAAAATAGAATGAAGGCCACTAACCATAATAAACCCATGGATTTTGAAATGCCCAACAATTGTTTTTCCATTGAAGTTGAAAAAAAGGCACTTATAAAACCCATTAAGTGGATTAGTCCATGAAAACCTAAAAGTATGGCGAATACGTATCTCACATCACTTTTTTTTAACAATTTAATGAATTGACTTT
Protein-coding sequences here:
- a CDS encoding DUF6544 family protein: MRYVFAILLGFHGLIHLMGFISAFFSTSMEKQLLGISKSMGLLWLVAFILFFVSAIQFLGHKKWFYLAFIAVLFSQILIMLAWKDAKFGTLINVIIVLVAISAFGNYQFKIMVQKESEVIILENRHFVNSTITKADLIDLPEIVQLWLINSGTLGHEVSETVQLKQTGTMRTKPNGKWMSFKAQQYFNVTEPSFVWATTVDAMPLISMIGRDKLVNGKGAMLIKLAGLFPIVNVSDNDKVNSGSMIRYLSEMCWFPSAALNDYISWELMDSSSAKATFKYNNETVSGLFTFTENGELLNFEAKRYYGGDEDSTLESWLVETQSFKEFNGIKIPNKSTVTWKLKDCDFHWLTVEIIDLEYNVI